The proteins below are encoded in one region of Candidatus Saccharimonadales bacterium:
- a CDS encoding NosD domain-containing protein gives MGNAIPGWVERKIKSLTKAIHTLAVASLVFASTLALVPVSVSATDHCDIRVGGGQDYETIQAAIDAVTTDDRAVCVEAGNYDEDILINQNGLTLESLTEGDAIIEGEIRVFDANNVTIDGFEIVGSSDVIDRGIGSARSDGLTISNNTIAGFNTGVSLQFAGTAPTNVSIVGNVFIDNEAGIGSTDGVEGLLISSNTFINNNEGIGLGVDVTLLSGGDLTSLLNSNSFEFEEDTQWAIGDYRNSPLLKFAADGAFLVHDGDTLQDVVNLAPADSTVRVGAGTYAPVGTSFGGNSGLTIEAVTSLSPTIIGNTGRLVDLRADGTTLRGFRIESTAVGSNVGVSVSGIGVTVESNRIVNTLTGIQTTTQYSVGSALISGNDIDARHGISLQNSGNTVSDNDVTATDEGLGVGSTSWVVVDNNIVDNEFNIASGGIAAKAYTSADYEPIIDGSDFHVSALIADNTFNKAIYIQGGNGTCTAATVKYCTIFTTIEEASESTTDSNDTIVVGSGSPTPGGTTPGNADLPSDINHIAFSDNTSLDLSSQVVDGPADTLSVNGVDIVVERRVQLNSLGSVPIEIRSSASTVSNVLVTIPDDTTISAPSSWNGELSPPRADTNVAAPSGFTFNGTALKVGSDSATLIFDKIVTVVLEGVEANNVGYAVDGGWEMISKCNGVNPLAYGECYEIVDGNTEILTWHFTTFAALSADPAVEDDDDTDTEEPAQQTSTNTGVTADSEGEVLGAQDDNDIIAQSQDDGEVLQATDENETEAEVDLVADSDMSLWWWLLILLLIMSFAYYFYSSRKQADRY, from the coding sequence ATGGGCAACGCTATACCAGGGTGGGTAGAGCGAAAGATTAAAAGTTTAACTAAGGCGATCCACACACTAGCGGTCGCTTCTCTAGTGTTTGCGAGTACTCTCGCTCTTGTGCCAGTGTCTGTATCGGCTACCGATCACTGTGATATCAGAGTTGGTGGAGGACAAGATTACGAGACTATCCAAGCTGCTATTGACGCTGTTACCACAGATGATAGAGCAGTGTGCGTAGAAGCTGGTAACTATGACGAGGATATTCTAATCAACCAGAATGGCCTAACTTTAGAATCGTTAACTGAAGGCGATGCTATTATCGAGGGGGAAATTCGTGTATTTGATGCAAATAATGTAACCATCGACGGCTTTGAGATAGTTGGCAGCTCAGACGTAATCGATCGTGGTATCGGCTCGGCGCGAAGTGACGGTTTGACTATTAGTAACAACACAATTGCCGGATTTAATACTGGAGTTTCTCTGCAGTTTGCTGGTACAGCTCCTACTAATGTATCGATTGTCGGTAACGTCTTCATCGATAATGAAGCAGGTATAGGTAGTACTGATGGAGTTGAAGGACTGCTAATTTCCAGCAATACCTTTATTAATAACAATGAAGGTATTGGTCTAGGTGTTGACGTTACATTACTTAGTGGCGGAGACTTGACGAGCTTACTTAACTCTAATAGTTTCGAGTTTGAAGAAGACACTCAGTGGGCGATTGGTGACTATCGCAATAGTCCCTTACTTAAGTTCGCTGCAGATGGTGCGTTTTTAGTTCATGACGGTGATACTCTTCAAGATGTAGTTAACTTAGCACCTGCAGATTCAACTGTTAGAGTTGGTGCCGGTACTTATGCTCCAGTTGGCACTTCTTTTGGTGGTAATTCAGGGCTAACAATCGAGGCTGTTACCAGCTTAAGCCCGACAATTATAGGTAATACTGGGCGTCTAGTTGATCTACGCGCCGATGGTACTACTTTGCGGGGATTCAGAATCGAAAGTACTGCAGTTGGTTCTAATGTAGGTGTCTCTGTATCAGGTATAGGAGTAACGGTTGAGTCTAACCGCATCGTTAACACTTTGACGGGTATTCAGACCACCACTCAATATTCCGTAGGTAGTGCTCTAATTTCAGGAAATGATATAGATGCTAGACATGGTATAAGCCTACAGAACAGTGGTAATACTGTTAGTGATAATGATGTGACTGCTACAGATGAAGGTCTTGGTGTCGGCTCTACCTCTTGGGTAGTTGTCGACAACAACATCGTTGACAATGAATTTAACATCGCTTCGGGCGGGATAGCCGCTAAAGCTTACACGAGCGCAGACTATGAACCAATTATAGATGGTTCAGATTTCCATGTATCGGCTCTTATAGCTGACAATACTTTCAATAAAGCAATCTACATTCAGGGTGGCAACGGAACATGTACTGCAGCTACAGTTAAATATTGCACAATCTTCACTACGATCGAGGAGGCTAGCGAGAGTACAACTGACTCAAACGATACTATAGTAGTTGGATCAGGATCACCTACGCCTGGCGGTACTACACCAGGTAATGCTGATTTACCGAGTGATATTAACCACATAGCATTTAGTGACAATACCTCGCTCGATTTAAGTAGCCAGGTAGTGGATGGACCTGCCGATACACTTAGTGTTAACGGGGTAGATATAGTCGTTGAGCGGCGGGTACAATTAAACTCCTTAGGCTCTGTGCCAATTGAGATTAGAAGTAGTGCATCTACAGTGTCGAATGTACTCGTAACGATACCAGATGATACAACTATATCGGCCCCATCTAGCTGGAACGGAGAACTATCTCCACCTCGCGCAGATACTAATGTAGCTGCTCCGAGCGGCTTTACGTTTAACGGTACGGCCTTAAAAGTCGGCTCTGATAGTGCAACATTGATATTCGACAAGATAGTTACTGTCGTTCTCGAAGGCGTGGAAGCAAACAATGTGGGCTACGCAGTTGATGGTGGATGGGAGATGATCTCTAAGTGTAATGGTGTTAATCCTTTGGCGTATGGTGAATGTTATGAGATTGTCGATGGCAATACCGAGATCCTGACATGGCATTTCACCACTTTCGCAGCCCTAAGTGCAGATCCGGCAGTGGAAGATGATGACGATACCGACACAGAAGAGCCAGCTCAGCAAACTAGTACCAACACTGGTGTTACAGCTGACTCTGAAGGTGAAGTATTAGGTGCACAGGACGATAACGATATAATTGCACAGAGTCAGGACGACGGTGAAGTACTCCAGGCTACGGATGAGAACGAGACAGAAGCTGAAGTCGATCTGGTAGCAGACAGCGATATGAGCCTATGGTGGTGGCTGTTAATCTTGCTACTCATCATGAGTTTCGCCTACTACTTTTACTCCAGCCGGAAGCAAGCCGACCGTTACTAA
- a CDS encoding glycosyltransferase has translation MRIGIFTDTYHPTINGITFVVDETKRELEALGHEVFVVAPGIKIKRVVYDEASRILRIPAIKDVFFEDQMTSFFFPPKQVKRIRELQLDVIEFTTPGQIGMLGVYAALKNDTPLVAMYCTDLYEYIRHYPRVVPAVIAQVMGSPLTLGAKAPELRKLLTSLSQRDETEHWTQKLVAEMLTVLHNRCQAVVSPSRKVAAQLRAWKTTAPIHVIPTGITPLGTDQAAIDKFRKRWGLGAKDKIILNVGRLGSEKNLELAIRAFDQIKLRVPEAKLILVGDSNQHVPLLKELAAEQTHAQDIIFTGKIARSELGAAYASGDVFVFPSLTDTQGLVLHEATQLGLPLVICDPEVTEVLQDGVNGYFAHNDVDDFAQKVADIISNPVLSKTMGAESRRIVAHYTAAAQAQKLLEVLEEATITVLDKK, from the coding sequence ATGCGCATCGGCATCTTTACTGACACCTACCACCCGACCATTAACGGCATCACTTTTGTAGTCGATGAGACGAAGCGTGAGCTGGAGGCGCTGGGACACGAAGTGTTCGTAGTAGCCCCGGGCATTAAGATAAAACGAGTAGTCTATGACGAAGCAAGTCGCATCTTGCGCATACCGGCTATAAAAGACGTTTTTTTCGAGGACCAGATGACTAGCTTCTTCTTCCCGCCCAAGCAGGTCAAGCGAATTCGCGAGCTCCAGCTCGATGTGATTGAGTTTACTACTCCAGGGCAGATTGGCATGCTAGGTGTATATGCTGCACTGAAGAATGATACGCCCTTAGTGGCAATGTACTGTACCGATTTATATGAATATATTCGGCACTACCCACGGGTGGTGCCGGCTGTGATTGCCCAGGTGATGGGCTCTCCACTTACTTTAGGGGCTAAAGCTCCGGAACTGCGTAAACTTCTAACCTCACTCTCCCAGCGTGATGAGACAGAGCACTGGACGCAGAAATTAGTGGCTGAGATGCTAACCGTACTGCATAACCGCTGTCAGGCAGTTGTATCTCCCTCACGCAAGGTAGCCGCTCAGCTGCGCGCTTGGAAGACTACTGCCCCGATTCACGTCATCCCGACCGGTATCACTCCGCTTGGTACTGATCAGGCTGCAATCGATAAGTTTCGGAAACGCTGGGGGTTAGGTGCGAAAGATAAAATAATATTAAATGTCGGCCGTCTAGGCAGTGAGAAGAACCTAGAGTTGGCAATTCGGGCGTTCGACCAGATTAAGCTGCGAGTGCCGGAGGCTAAACTGATCCTGGTCGGAGACAGTAATCAGCACGTACCCTTGCTCAAAGAGTTAGCCGCCGAGCAGACTCACGCGCAAGACATCATATTCACCGGTAAGATAGCACGGTCAGAGCTTGGCGCCGCTTATGCCAGTGGCGACGTCTTCGTCTTTCCTTCTCTGACCGATACACAGGGCCTAGTACTACATGAAGCGACTCAGCTCGGTTTGCCGTTAGTGATTTGTGATCCCGAAGTGACCGAAGTGTTGCAGGATGGCGTGAATGGCTATTTTGCTCACAATGACGTGGACGATTTTGCGCAAAAGGTGGCCGACATTATATCTAATCCGGTGCTAAGTAAAACGATGGGTGCGGAGAGCCGCCGGATAGTCGCGCATTACACTGCCGCCGCTCAGGCGCAGAAGCTGCTCGAAGTACTCGAAGAAGCTACTATTACGGTGTTAGATAAGAAGTAG
- a CDS encoding glycosyltransferase has translation MKILLVSESYWPNYDGGALFERRLVQDLNRRGLSTSVWAPGSKLSSYTEQDGDYTIYREKSLTFFANRGYRVSYWPFWHGREIIKQTQPDVIHIHMASFIGWSALFWARRYKIPVVATNHFMPENAYLNLTLLKLFKESFSRLCWRYLVWFHNKADFVTSPTPTAVALLQRHGLDQAAQAVTNGVDAETFRSGIDTAKVVKEFSLPQDRPLLLYLGRVDGEKRLDVLIEAMAHIIKQTPAHLVIAGRGKAADSLQRQTAELGLSEDITFTGFVAEADKAALYNAADSFIITSPAELQSIVTLEAMACGLPVIAADIAALRELARPGENGILLADLEPRVIASQVIDLLGNPQRLKSYGAASRQIVEREHSHEIMLNAYVAIYQKLVIQ, from the coding sequence ATGAAAATTCTACTCGTAAGTGAAAGTTACTGGCCGAATTACGATGGTGGCGCCCTGTTCGAGCGACGCCTAGTCCAGGATTTAAACCGTCGCGGTCTATCTACTAGTGTGTGGGCACCGGGTAGTAAGCTGAGTTCGTATACTGAACAGGACGGTGACTATACCATCTACCGCGAGAAGTCTCTCACTTTTTTTGCTAACCGAGGCTATCGTGTCAGCTACTGGCCGTTTTGGCACGGTCGAGAGATCATCAAACAGACCCAACCGGATGTTATCCACATTCACATGGCTAGCTTCATCGGCTGGTCGGCGCTTTTCTGGGCGCGTCGGTATAAGATTCCGGTAGTAGCTACTAATCACTTCATGCCGGAAAACGCCTATCTAAACTTAACTCTGCTGAAACTATTTAAAGAGTCGTTTTCTCGTCTCTGTTGGCGTTATCTGGTGTGGTTTCATAATAAGGCCGATTTCGTCACCTCCCCTACTCCGACCGCCGTCGCTCTACTGCAGCGGCATGGCCTCGATCAAGCCGCCCAAGCGGTGACGAATGGCGTCGATGCGGAGACTTTCCGGTCGGGAATCGATACCGCCAAGGTAGTAAAAGAGTTTAGCCTGCCTCAGGATCGGCCGCTCTTACTCTACTTAGGACGAGTGGACGGCGAGAAGCGACTAGATGTCTTAATCGAGGCTATGGCTCATATAATTAAGCAGACTCCCGCCCACTTAGTTATAGCCGGCCGGGGTAAGGCCGCCGATAGTTTGCAGAGACAAACGGCAGAGCTAGGCTTAAGTGAGGATATAACTTTCACAGGTTTTGTGGCGGAAGCAGATAAGGCGGCCCTATATAATGCGGCTGATAGCTTTATCATCACCTCTCCGGCAGAGCTGCAAAGTATCGTGACACTAGAGGCGATGGCTTGCGGCCTACCTGTGATAGCAGCCGACATTGCTGCCTTACGCGAATTAGCTCGCCCGGGTGAGAACGGTATCCTGCTGGCAGATCTAGAGCCGAGGGTTATAGCTTCCCAGGTGATCGATCTACTAGGTAACCCGCAGCGCCTAAAAAGCTACGGGGCGGCTTCTCGCCAGATTGTGGAGCGCGAACACTCGCACGAGATCATGCTGAACGCCTATGTAGCGATTTATCAAAAGCTGGTAATCCAATAA
- a CDS encoding glycoside hydrolase family 1 protein — protein MNTADSQSRDFLWGAATAAHQIEGHQRNNWTEWEKDHIEDWMATAESRYGDIPAWPKVKTQAEERSNYINGLACDHFRRYPEDIALMQELELNSFRFSIEWSRIEPKPGKFDKAAVEHYRQVLLALHEAGITPFVSLHHFSDPTWLEAAGGWHGREFPELFARYARYVSTELGDLVEFWATFNEPESYLISRYLGSPLWPGWPHQEKSFLKYLLARRRFVAAHKAAYRVMKRQRPLAQIGFTHSIVLFEAGNWWLKPVAWALDYNGGSGKFRHTKGAQDFLGVQYYTRAHFRARVARLRQWEVPAPAEQRSDFGWEIYPEGLYKITQKLKRYGLPMYITENGIADAEDKRRADFITRHVAAMQRSMADGADIRGYFYWSLLDNYEWSTGYWPRFGLVQVDRQDQKRTIRTSAYVYRDIIRKN, from the coding sequence ATGAATACAGCAGACTCTCAGTCGCGAGATTTTCTCTGGGGTGCCGCAACGGCTGCCCATCAGATCGAGGGCCATCAACGCAACAACTGGACCGAATGGGAAAAAGATCACATCGAGGATTGGATGGCGACGGCCGAGAGCCGCTATGGTGATATACCGGCTTGGCCCAAAGTGAAGACACAGGCTGAGGAGAGGTCTAACTATATAAATGGTTTGGCTTGCGATCACTTCCGCCGCTACCCCGAGGATATTGCGTTGATGCAGGAGCTTGAGTTAAACAGCTTTCGTTTCTCGATCGAGTGGTCGCGTATTGAGCCGAAACCAGGCAAGTTTGATAAGGCGGCAGTTGAGCACTACCGTCAGGTACTGCTTGCCCTACACGAGGCCGGCATTACACCGTTCGTTAGCCTGCACCACTTCAGCGATCCGACCTGGCTGGAAGCGGCCGGGGGCTGGCATGGTCGAGAGTTCCCAGAGCTGTTTGCGCGCTATGCAAGATATGTGAGCACGGAACTAGGCGATTTAGTTGAATTCTGGGCTACCTTTAATGAACCAGAGAGCTATCTCATCTCCCGCTACTTAGGCTCTCCTCTTTGGCCCGGCTGGCCGCATCAGGAGAAGAGTTTTCTGAAGTATCTACTGGCACGGCGCCGTTTCGTGGCAGCCCATAAGGCGGCTTATAGGGTAATGAAACGGCAGCGGCCGCTAGCCCAGATCGGCTTTACGCACAGCATCGTTCTGTTTGAAGCTGGCAACTGGTGGCTCAAGCCGGTAGCCTGGGCGCTGGACTATAACGGTGGTAGCGGTAAGTTTCGTCATACCAAAGGTGCCCAAGATTTTCTAGGTGTACAGTACTATACTCGGGCTCATTTTCGCGCGCGAGTAGCCCGTCTGCGTCAGTGGGAGGTGCCGGCTCCGGCCGAGCAACGGAGTGATTTTGGCTGGGAGATCTACCCCGAAGGGCTGTATAAGATTACCCAGAAACTAAAGCGCTACGGCCTACCGATGTATATAACGGAGAACGGCATCGCCGATGCCGAGGATAAACGCCGAGCCGATTTTATTACTCGCCATGTAGCGGCCATGCAGCGCTCGATGGCAGATGGAGCCGATATCCGGGGTTATTTCTACTGGTCGTTGCTAGATAACTATGAGTGGTCGACCGGTTACTGGCCTCGTTTTGGATTAGTGCAAGTAGATCGTCAGGATCAGAAACGCACCATTCGCACCAGTGCCTACGTCTATCGCGATATAATTCGGAAAAATTAG
- a CDS encoding beta-galactosidase translates to MKLSRSTSRRLLYSCGALSLSLGIAFLVVRFIPHSTPEYGVTFSAKYAEELGLDPNETLEAILSELKPAHVRLMSYWDRHERDRDRYDFTELDQQFDLAERYEVEVLLAIGQRQPRWPECHVPEWAKQLSNTEYEMALLKYLHTVTDRYADQPRLEGYHLENEAANASFGRCPPFNNGLLRQEYATVTAADPDTPITISVSNQYGIPLQPPLADEYAMSIYRQAYFELGGRQIYWNYSFVPAEWHRLRAWAIQLIHCRKTYIHELQTEPWGRQATVNLSLAEQAASMDPDKLRANVNYAERIGTPKIYLWGGEWWYWRLQKFDDPTLWHTVQAIFNQPEI, encoded by the coding sequence ATGAAGCTTTCCCGTTCTACCTCTCGCCGCCTACTCTATAGCTGTGGCGCACTCTCGCTGAGTCTCGGTATAGCTTTTCTAGTCGTACGCTTCATCCCTCACTCGACTCCAGAGTATGGCGTCACCTTCAGTGCGAAATATGCCGAAGAGCTAGGTCTCGACCCGAACGAGACCCTAGAAGCTATTCTGAGTGAGCTAAAACCAGCCCATGTACGTCTGATGAGCTACTGGGACCGACACGAACGTGACCGTGACCGTTACGACTTCACTGAACTGGATCAACAATTCGATCTAGCCGAACGCTACGAGGTAGAGGTGCTGCTCGCCATTGGTCAAAGACAGCCACGTTGGCCGGAGTGTCATGTACCCGAGTGGGCCAAACAACTATCAAACACTGAGTATGAAATGGCTCTGCTCAAATATCTCCACACTGTGACTGATCGTTACGCTGACCAGCCAAGGCTAGAGGGGTACCATTTGGAAAACGAGGCTGCTAACGCTAGCTTCGGTCGGTGCCCTCCTTTCAATAACGGATTGCTGCGACAAGAATACGCGACGGTAACGGCTGCTGATCCGGATACACCCATCACTATTAGTGTCAGTAATCAATACGGTATACCACTACAGCCACCGCTCGCCGACGAGTATGCCATGTCAATCTATCGCCAAGCATACTTCGAATTGGGGGGAAGACAGATCTATTGGAACTATTCATTCGTCCCAGCCGAATGGCACCGGCTACGCGCCTGGGCAATCCAGCTCATCCACTGCCGCAAAACCTACATCCACGAGCTACAGACCGAGCCGTGGGGTAGACAGGCTACCGTTAACCTGTCCCTAGCCGAACAGGCCGCCAGTATGGACCCGGATAAGCTGCGCGCTAACGTCAACTATGCCGAACGAATCGGCACACCGAAAATCTATCTCTGGGGTGGAGAGTGGTGGTACTGGCGTCTCCAGAAATTTGACGACCCGACCCTCTGGCACACTGTCCAAGCCATCTTCAACCAACCTGAAATCTAA
- a CDS encoding deoxyribonuclease IV, whose translation MLIGLHVSSSGGVEQAPERAAKETGEALQIFAGSPRMWRKTIFSSEQGEAFQANMRQHNIAQAFVHVMYLTSYGAPDTEHRAKSVDAFITALTNCDTLGCRGAVTHLGSHKGLGFEQALPRIAASLNKVLASDTKAQVILENSAGAGGNIGNSFEELAAIIEACDNHPRLKICLDTAHAFTAGYDLRGESEWQTLMQEFDSIIGLDRLAVMHLNDSKAEFTSRKDRHENIGDGYIGSEAFTAIINDERLSSTAGILEVPGLDGSGPDQANVDRLRALRRG comes from the coding sequence ATGTTAATCGGTCTACACGTATCATCCAGCGGGGGAGTAGAGCAGGCACCGGAACGAGCCGCTAAAGAAACCGGTGAGGCGCTACAGATATTTGCTGGCAGTCCTCGGATGTGGCGCAAAACTATCTTTTCCAGCGAGCAAGGTGAAGCGTTCCAGGCCAATATGCGCCAGCACAATATCGCTCAGGCTTTCGTCCACGTGATGTACCTTACTAGCTACGGAGCGCCAGATACTGAGCACCGAGCAAAATCGGTTGATGCCTTCATCACCGCACTTACCAACTGCGATACCCTAGGTTGTCGTGGTGCCGTAACCCATCTCGGCTCTCATAAAGGATTAGGTTTCGAGCAGGCATTGCCGCGCATCGCCGCCAGTTTAAATAAGGTCCTAGCTAGTGATACTAAGGCGCAAGTAATCTTAGAGAACTCAGCCGGTGCTGGCGGCAATATTGGTAACAGCTTTGAAGAATTAGCCGCCATAATTGAAGCTTGCGATAACCATCCCCGATTGAAGATCTGCCTCGATACAGCGCACGCCTTTACCGCCGGTTACGATCTACGAGGAGAATCCGAATGGCAAACACTAATGCAAGAGTTCGATAGCATCATCGGACTTGACCGCCTGGCTGTCATGCACCTGAATGATTCGAAAGCCGAATTCACCAGTCGAAAAGACCGTCACGAAAATATCGGAGACGGCTATATCGGCAGTGAGGCCTTTACAGCCATTATCAACGACGAACGACTCAGTAGCACCGCCGGCATCCTGGAAGTACCTGGTCTAGATGGTAGTGGCCCTGATCAGGCTAATGTCGACCGCCTGCGAGCGCTTCGTCGTGGCTGA
- a CDS encoding sortase — MKSTVDNWPQPHQPQPTPDGDGIAQNLPPSTVPNPVQPDSAATPNPAPDSLEAARQAVAAAHQAATEQLPADTNAIEAATPPSNTPPANPHEASDSVQTFQLPTINNNPTPPNQPSVAGSTSDAPASLPPVTPGSLPGIQTFKRREESPRTARGESTSLPTGNNEQQHYHDTPQKPRFNNAQRPVFTPPPTSPAPPLFPAGEGVSLADAAPTTSPQTVFTPNESVPESAYSSVPNRAEPAAQPLTEPSPPVAPTNPTPQVDPYPPQPVEAANPVVSSTLPVADPQPQPETHPSPDTLPMNPPVDRSNPNTSPPIPEGTSLPIAPPSSPVPPPTPDPPAPTNTTVAPVQQTSPDAAGATFELPGPPTAAVPPPADHTQPVVATTAPIEKAKLKATQITDKLKKANFKPLISAAVIGIIAFTIFNSQVILGQVQYLTTPSGGVDAPIGDVNALAPAGEENKILIPRINVDIPVVYDVKTFDEAAVQKGLERGVVHYGTTALPGEIGNNVIVGHSSHNWWDSGKYKFAFILLDKMEAGDQIVLHYDGVRYVYEVESKVVVSPDDVSVLRQTDEPTLTLITCTPPGTSWQRLVVKARQISPDPTENKASAPQTDTTVESLPSDSGGGFFDFLGDLF, encoded by the coding sequence ATGAAATCGACCGTGGATAATTGGCCACAACCCCACCAACCACAACCAACACCCGATGGTGATGGTATCGCCCAGAATCTACCTCCTAGCACTGTCCCAAACCCAGTGCAGCCAGATAGTGCGGCTACACCTAACCCTGCACCTGATAGTCTAGAGGCTGCTCGTCAGGCCGTTGCAGCCGCTCATCAAGCAGCAACTGAACAGCTACCGGCCGATACAAATGCTATAGAGGCGGCCACACCACCATCTAATACGCCGCCGGCCAACCCTCATGAAGCTTCCGATTCCGTACAGACTTTCCAACTTCCCACCATTAATAACAATCCAACACCACCTAACCAGCCTTCCGTAGCCGGCAGCACTTCAGACGCACCTGCATCGCTACCTCCAGTAACCCCCGGTTCATTGCCGGGTATCCAGACCTTTAAGCGACGGGAGGAGAGTCCACGAACCGCAAGAGGGGAGTCCACTTCACTACCGACCGGAAATAATGAGCAACAACACTACCACGACACGCCGCAGAAACCACGCTTCAACAATGCCCAACGACCTGTCTTCACCCCGCCACCAACCAGCCCCGCACCACCACTCTTTCCCGCCGGAGAAGGAGTAAGCCTAGCGGATGCAGCACCTACGACCTCACCTCAGACCGTATTCACACCCAACGAATCAGTACCAGAATCCGCCTATAGTTCTGTACCGAACAGGGCCGAGCCGGCTGCACAACCGTTAACCGAGCCCTCTCCTCCGGTAGCCCCAACTAATCCTACCCCGCAGGTAGATCCTTACCCGCCACAGCCGGTAGAGGCAGCGAATCCAGTGGTATCCAGTACGCTACCAGTAGCCGACCCCCAGCCGCAGCCAGAGACTCATCCGAGCCCTGATACGTTACCGATGAACCCACCAGTAGACCGATCTAATCCTAATACGTCGCCCCCCATCCCTGAAGGAACCAGCCTACCCATAGCACCACCGAGTTCGCCTGTACCGCCGCCAACTCCTGACCCGCCCGCGCCAACTAACACTACTGTCGCACCAGTCCAGCAGACTAGCCCGGACGCCGCTGGGGCTACCTTTGAACTGCCCGGCCCGCCTACCGCCGCAGTACCACCACCAGCTGATCATACTCAGCCGGTCGTAGCTACCACTGCACCGATTGAGAAGGCAAAATTAAAGGCCACTCAAATAACCGATAAATTAAAGAAAGCTAACTTTAAGCCGCTTATCTCTGCAGCCGTAATTGGTATTATCGCTTTCACTATTTTTAACTCTCAGGTCATCCTCGGTCAGGTCCAGTACTTAACCACACCCAGTGGTGGGGTGGATGCGCCAATCGGTGACGTAAACGCTCTAGCTCCGGCAGGAGAGGAGAATAAAATTCTTATCCCCCGCATTAATGTCGATATTCCGGTCGTCTACGACGTCAAAACTTTCGATGAAGCAGCCGTACAGAAAGGCCTAGAAAGGGGAGTAGTGCATTACGGTACGACAGCTCTTCCGGGTGAAATCGGTAACAACGTTATAGTTGGCCACTCCTCACACAACTGGTGGGATAGTGGCAAATATAAGTTTGCTTTCATCCTATTAGATAAGATGGAGGCGGGCGATCAAATAGTCCTCCACTATGACGGGGTGCGCTATGTCTACGAAGTCGAATCGAAAGTAGTTGTCAGCCCAGACGATGTCAGTGTACTACGGCAGACCGATGAACCAACACTGACCTTAATTACCTGTACGCCACCCGGAACCAGCTGGCAACGCCTCGTCGTTAAAGCCCGACAGATCAGCCCTGATCCGACGGAGAATAAGGCTTCTGCTCCGCAAACGGACACGACGGTTGAAAGCCTACCCAGTGATTCCGGCGGTGGCTTCTTCGATTTTCTCGGCGATCTATTCTAG